The stretch of DNA TCGTTTTCGCGGGGTTCAAATCGGCCGACGGGGAGACGGGTCAGACCGGCCCCCAGACTGCCTGGGCGATGGACTGGCCGATCGTCACGCACGTGATCGCGCTCGATATCGATCCCGACGAGCGGGTTCTGCGGGCAAAACGGCTCGTCGAGGGTGACGTCGACGAAATCGAGACGGTCGAGGCGCCGCTTCCCTGTTTCGTCGTCACCGACCCCGAGTTCGAACCGACGTATCGGAAGGCCTCACATCGACTGACCCACAAACAGCTTCGGGCGGAGACCCAGGAGCGGGCGGCCGAACACGAGGAACACCTGACCACGTGGAGTCAAGTCGACCTGAATCTCGACCCCGACTACATCGGACTCGACGGCTCGCCGACGATCGTCTCGTCGGTCGATCCGATCCCGAAGGCACCGTCCGAACGGGACGCGACGATGATCGATCCCGACGAAGACGACATGAGCGACGTACTCGAGGAGATGCAACCGTTTGCCGCCGGCGCTGGC from Natronobacterium texcoconense encodes:
- a CDS encoding electron transfer flavoprotein subunit beta/FixA family protein; its protein translation is MRSIVLTKGVPDFSEGAVSFDEDGHLERGKTPTVMNPNDAFAVEAALQTRVRHGGHVSGMSMGPPGYADVLQEAMESVYTDDSYLLSDRELAASDTWATSITLSAGLEKYQEEVGEIDLVFAGFKSADGETGQTGPQTAWAMDWPIVTHVIALDIDPDERVLRAKRLVEGDVDEIETVEAPLPCFVVTDPEFEPTYRKASHRLTHKQLRAETQERAAEHEEHLTTWSQVDLNLDPDYIGLDGSPTIVSSVDPIPKAPSERDATMIDPDEDDMSDVLEEMQPFAAGAGAEAGD